One Alphaproteobacteria bacterium LSUCC0396 genomic region harbors:
- a CDS encoding TIGR02186 family protein: protein MIHAHRFILGLILLIGMTGFATANSGRIVADLSKSNVAITSGFHGTDLLLFGAVDGNIGDDILVVVSGPPTDVAQRRKANRAGIWINVETNIWQQIPSLYTVLATNPIEKIASPDVLAELGIGTQNIGLKIVPETPIPGQAPPLAADFIAALQANMASIDLWSDETGKVKLTENALFRAEVSLPANIVSGTYDVRVLQFRDGVAISEDRTNLFIKRGGLSAGIYNFAHDYSALYGIFAILFAVASGWLAAAVFRRK from the coding sequence ATGATCCACGCGCATCGTTTCATTCTTGGCCTGATTCTGCTCATTGGCATGACTGGTTTTGCCACTGCCAATTCGGGCCGGATCGTTGCCGATCTTTCCAAATCGAACGTCGCGATCACCAGCGGCTTTCACGGCACTGACCTCCTGTTGTTCGGCGCTGTTGATGGCAATATTGGCGATGATATTCTGGTTGTTGTTAGCGGCCCGCCAACTGATGTTGCCCAACGCCGCAAGGCCAATCGGGCCGGCATATGGATCAATGTCGAAACGAATATCTGGCAGCAAATTCCCAGCCTCTACACGGTGCTTGCCACCAACCCGATTGAAAAGATTGCCAGCCCCGACGTGCTGGCTGAACTTGGCATTGGCACGCAGAATATTGGGCTGAAAATTGTTCCAGAAACCCCGATACCGGGTCAGGCCCCGCCGCTGGCCGCTGACTTTATCGCGGCGCTTCAGGCGAATATGGCTAGCATTGATTTATGGTCGGATGAAACTGGCAAGGTTAAGCTGACCGAAAATGCGCTTTTCCGTGCCGAAGTCTCATTACCGGCAAATATCGTCTCTGGTACTTATGATGTTCGGGTTCTTCAGTTTCGTGATGGTGTTGCAATCAGCGAGGATCGGACTAACCTGTTCATTAAACGGGGCGGCTTGAGTGCCGGCATCTATAATTTCGCGCATGATTATTCGGCGTTATATGGCATTTTTGCAATCCTGTTCGCGGTTGCCTCGGGCTGGCTTGCCGCTGCTGTATTCCGCCGCAAATAA
- a CDS encoding sulfite exporter TauE/SafE family protein: MYIYLPIAEISMHIAIIIGLGGGVGFLSGLFGVGGGFLMTPLLIFLGVPPAVAVATEANQIVASSVSGVLAHMRRGNVDFKMGGILLIGGVIGSSLGVMLFTFLRDVGQIDLVIKLSYVVFLGIIGFLMLLESVRAIMRTRQPGARRRKLHQHNWLHGLPLKMRFRRSKLYISALLPLGIGAFVGVLAAIMGVGGGFIMVPAMIYLLGMPTSVVVGTSLFQIIFVTANVTFLQSVQTQTVDFMLAGLLLFGAVIGAQFGTRASALLRGEQLRGLLALMVLAVCIKLGFDLVIRPDDLFSVELLK, encoded by the coding sequence ATGTATATTTACCTACCTATTGCTGAAATTTCGATGCACATCGCCATCATCATCGGCCTTGGTGGGGGTGTTGGCTTTTTATCAGGATTATTCGGCGTTGGCGGCGGCTTTTTGATGACCCCGTTACTGATTTTTCTTGGCGTGCCACCGGCGGTTGCCGTTGCCACCGAGGCTAACCAAATTGTGGCGTCATCCGTATCGGGCGTTTTGGCGCATATGCGGCGCGGCAATGTCGACTTTAAAATGGGTGGCATCCTGCTGATCGGCGGTGTCATCGGATCCTCGCTTGGGGTTATGCTTTTCACCTTTTTGCGTGACGTTGGACAGATCGATCTGGTTATCAAGCTGTCTTATGTTGTGTTTCTTGGCATCATTGGATTTTTGATGCTGCTGGAAAGTGTGCGTGCGATTATGCGCACACGCCAACCAGGCGCGCGTCGGCGCAAATTACACCAGCATAACTGGCTTCACGGTCTGCCCCTAAAAATGCGGTTCCGCCGCTCAAAACTTTACATCAGCGCTTTATTACCGCTGGGCATCGGGGCATTTGTGGGGGTTTTGGCGGCGATCATGGGTGTTGGTGGCGGCTTTATTATGGTGCCCGCGATGATCTATCTTCTTGGCATGCCAACATCGGTTGTCGTTGGCACATCACTTTTCCAGATCATTTTCGTGACGGCAAACGTGACGTTCCTGCAATCGGTGCAAACCCAGACAGTCGATTTTATGCTAGCGGGCTTGTTGCTGTTTGGGGCGGTTATCGGGGCGCAGTTTGGAACACGCGCCAGCGCGCTTCTTCGCGGCGAGCAATTGCGTGGCCTTTTGGCGCTGATGGTTTTGGCGGTCTGTATCAAGCTTGGTTTTGACCTTGTCATTCGCCCTGATGATTTATTTAGTGTGGAATTGTTAAAATGA
- a CDS encoding DUF1285 domain-containing protein: MKSKLAKISLERLRLIAEQQFDIRIASDGRWYHDGGEIRRIELVKLFASILLRDDDGVYWLATPAEKGRIAVDDAPFIIREMSVEAGAGMAPQKISFQTSLDDIVPLDEAHPLQLQKAAASDYMRPYIEVRDGLLAKLSRPVYYQLAEYAETGPDGRFGVWSHHQFFPLEA; encoded by the coding sequence ATGAAGTCAAAATTAGCAAAAATCAGTCTTGAGCGCCTGCGTCTTATTGCCGAACAGCAATTTGACATTCGGATCGCCAGTGATGGCCGGTGGTACCATGATGGGGGCGAAATCCGGCGCATTGAATTGGTGAAATTATTTGCCTCCATCTTGCTGCGCGATGACGACGGGGTATACTGGTTGGCGACGCCAGCTGAAAAGGGCCGGATTGCCGTTGATGACGCCCCCTTTATCATTCGCGAGATGAGCGTCGAAGCGGGCGCTGGCATGGCGCCTCAAAAAATCAGCTTTCAAACAAGTCTTGATGACATCGTCCCGCTTGATGAGGCGCATCCCCTGCAATTGCAAAAGGCAGCGGCGTCAGATTATATGCGGCCCTATATTGAGGTTCGTGACGGGCTGTTGGCAAAATTATCGCGGCCGGTCTATTACCAATTGGCCGAATATGCCGAGACCGGGCCTGACGGCCGGTTTGGTGTCTGGAGCCATCACCAGTTTTTCCCGTTAGAGGCGTGA
- a CDS encoding universal stress protein, producing MAKAKAHQKQPVFLVVVDDSEEMHQALQFACGRARSVNGRVALMYCIVPAEFEYWAGVGELMREEAREEAEAKMATHAEYVKTLTNDTPILYVREGDIRDELLDLIDTEHDISLLVLGADTKSETAGPLITFLMAKGASRCRVPITVVPGNLTDEHLDALF from the coding sequence ATGGCAAAAGCAAAGGCACACCAAAAACAGCCAGTCTTTCTTGTTGTCGTTGACGATAGCGAAGAAATGCATCAGGCATTGCAATTTGCCTGTGGGCGCGCACGCTCGGTAAATGGCCGTGTTGCGCTGATGTATTGCATCGTTCCAGCGGAATTTGAATATTGGGCAGGCGTCGGTGAATTAATGCGTGAGGAAGCGCGCGAAGAGGCCGAAGCCAAAATGGCCACGCACGCCGAATATGTAAAAACATTGACCAACGACACACCAATCCTGTATGTGCGTGAAGGCGATATTCGCGACGAGTTGCTTGACCTGATTGACACCGAACATGATATCAGCCTGCTGGTACTTGGTGCCGATACAAAATCGGAAACTGCTGGCCCGCTGATTACCTTTCTGATGGCAAAAGGGGCGTCACGTTGCCGGGTTCCAATTACCGTTGTTCCCGGAAACTTGACCGACGAGCATCTTGACGCATTGTTCTAG
- a CDS encoding ArsR/SmtB family transcription factor — MARSPEFGGEPSKVTTVLRAIGNTKRLRILNELSDGQERSVSELESIIATLSQSALSQHLGRLRRANIVRTQRASQTIYYSIDDHDVLRILRLLSHIYEDDPVMRRTRH; from the coding sequence ATGGCAAGATCACCCGAATTTGGAGGTGAGCCGTCAAAAGTCACCACGGTATTGCGTGCAATTGGCAATACCAAGCGACTGCGCATTCTAAACGAGTTATCGGACGGTCAGGAACGATCTGTATCCGAGTTGGAGAGTATAATTGCAACCCTTAGCCAGTCTGCATTATCGCAGCATCTAGGACGTTTGCGCCGCGCCAACATCGTCCGCACTCAGCGTGCGTCACAAACGATCTATTATTCAATTGATGATCATGACGTGCTGCGTATTCTGCGCTTATTATCGCATATTTATGAAGATGATCCGGTAATGCGTCGCACGCGCCATTAG